A section of the Candidatus Dormiibacterota bacterium genome encodes:
- a CDS encoding sulfite oxidase-like oxidoreductase: protein MPIISRGFRGRRQRPEVAGRIPPGQHLVGDFPVLSAGPTPAVRLDRWELAVDGAVVTPRRWTWAEFQALEHEPVTADIHCVTTWSKLDTSWEGVSLDLLLGELEPAATHLVAECHGDYTTNLPIADLTGGRAWVVDTYGGAPLEAEHGGPARLLVPHLYLWKSAKWVRRLRAVTADQPGFWESLGYHNHGDPWREERYWGD, encoded by the coding sequence ATGCCGATCATCAGCCGTGGCTTCCGGGGACGCCGCCAGAGGCCGGAGGTCGCGGGACGCATCCCTCCCGGCCAGCACCTCGTCGGCGACTTCCCGGTGCTCAGCGCGGGGCCGACCCCGGCGGTCAGGCTCGACCGCTGGGAGCTTGCCGTCGACGGCGCCGTGGTCACCCCCCGGCGCTGGACCTGGGCGGAGTTCCAGGCCCTCGAGCACGAGCCGGTGACCGCCGACATCCACTGCGTCACCACCTGGTCGAAGCTCGACACCAGCTGGGAGGGGGTCTCCCTCGACCTCCTCCTCGGCGAGCTGGAGCCGGCGGCCACCCACCTCGTCGCCGAGTGCCACGGCGACTACACCACGAACCTCCCGATCGCGGACCTGACCGGCGGCCGCGCCTGGGTGGTGGACACCTACGGCGGCGCTCCGCTGGAGGCCGAGCACGGCGGCCCGGCGCGGCTGCTGGTGCCGCACCTCTACCTCTGGAAGAGCGCCAAGTGGGTCCGGCGCCTCCGGGCCGTCACCGCCGACCAGCCGGGCTTCTGGGAGTCGCTCGGCTACCACAACCACGGCGACCCCTGGAGGGAGGAGCGGTATTGGGGCGACTGA
- a CDS encoding DUF6510 family protein, with protein sequence MTPMARTLDGNAVAGQLSELFALEITAATSRCAGCGATAPVAALAAYTDGPGAVLRCPVCEAVVLRLVRGPRRLWLDLRGAGHLEFHLPD encoded by the coding sequence ATGACCCCGATGGCACGCACGCTCGACGGCAACGCGGTGGCCGGACAGCTCAGCGAGCTGTTCGCCCTGGAGATCACCGCGGCCACCAGCCGCTGCGCCGGATGCGGGGCCACCGCGCCCGTCGCCGCCCTCGCCGCCTACACCGACGGGCCCGGGGCGGTGCTCCGCTGCCCGGTCTGCGAGGCCGTGGTCCTCCGCCTGGTCCGGGGGCCGCGGCGCCTCTGGCTCGACCTCCGCGGCGCCGGTCACCTGGAGTTCCACCTCCCCGACTGA
- the ligD gene encoding non-homologous end-joining DNA ligase: protein MADEVALVEAAGREVPITSPGKVLFAERGETKLDLARYYQAVEEPLMRAMGGRPVLLQRFPNGAEGPSFFQKRVPDTAPDWLETTVVSTPNGTTSRALVAADLAHVLWAVNLACLGFHVWPSKASDPEHADELRIDLDPTPGVTFPMVREAAHHVRALLDEMGVAAMPKTTGNRGIHVYVRLQPLWTSYQVRSAAVAVARELERRHPDLMTAAWWKEERGRRVFIDFNQNAPHKTIFGAWSVRARRGAQVSTPFPWDELDTVDPDQLTIATVPARVARAGDPWAGMDAAPQSLDPLLVLHARDVDAGLVDAPWPPVYPKMPGEPPRVAPSRARKVADPGPQA from the coding sequence ATGGCCGACGAGGTCGCGCTGGTCGAGGCCGCCGGACGCGAGGTCCCGATCACGAGTCCCGGCAAGGTCCTCTTCGCAGAGCGCGGCGAGACCAAGCTGGACCTGGCCCGGTACTACCAGGCCGTCGAGGAGCCGCTGATGCGGGCGATGGGCGGCCGGCCGGTGCTGCTCCAGCGTTTCCCGAATGGCGCCGAGGGGCCGTCCTTCTTCCAGAAGAGGGTGCCGGACACCGCTCCCGACTGGCTCGAGACGACCGTCGTCAGCACCCCGAACGGCACCACCTCGCGTGCGCTGGTGGCGGCCGACCTGGCCCACGTGCTCTGGGCGGTGAACCTGGCCTGCCTCGGCTTCCACGTGTGGCCGTCGAAGGCCTCCGACCCCGAGCACGCCGACGAGCTGCGCATCGACCTCGACCCCACCCCCGGCGTCACCTTTCCGATGGTGCGCGAGGCCGCCCACCACGTGCGCGCACTGCTCGACGAGATGGGGGTCGCGGCGATGCCGAAGACCACCGGCAACCGCGGTATCCACGTCTACGTGCGCCTGCAGCCGCTCTGGACCTCCTACCAGGTGCGGTCGGCGGCGGTCGCGGTCGCGCGCGAGCTGGAGCGGCGCCATCCCGACCTCATGACCGCGGCGTGGTGGAAGGAGGAGCGCGGACGCCGCGTCTTCATCGACTTCAACCAGAACGCGCCGCACAAGACCATCTTCGGTGCCTGGTCGGTGCGCGCCCGGCGGGGTGCCCAGGTGTCGACCCCGTTCCCGTGGGACGAGCTCGACACCGTCGATCCCGACCAGCTGACCATCGCCACCGTGCCGGCGCGGGTCGCCCGCGCCGGTGATCCGTGGGCCGGGATGGACGCCGCGCCGCAGTCGCTCGATCCGCTGCTCGTCCTGCACGCCCGCGACGTGGACGCCGGGCTGGTCGACGCGCCCTGGCCGCCGGTCTATCCCAAGATGCCGGGCGAGCCGCCACGGGTGGCGCCGAGCCGGGCCCGCAAGGTCGCCGACCCCGGCCCGCAAGCGTGA
- a CDS encoding glycosyltransferase — MRVLFSSTPAHGHLQPMLPLARALQGAGHDVAVATAPRMGARAAAAGLAVLEAGLDGEEWFPLLLKRHPGRPWEQLLPEEILLWFTPHLFVEVAAEAMAAGLTAQVERWRPDLIVHESLEFAAPAVAAAAGIPSVHHTLGPLAGTAVFDACAAAAEPLWVERGLPSPALAGAGRGPTLDICPPSLRNPRGPALDQLPMRPGAASIDTAPAPAWLESLGGRPVVHLTLGTSVTNSNQAVLATAVAGLRERPLDLVVTVGPDHDPAGLGAQPGNVRVERYVPHGALLPRCAAVVTHGGAGTMLAALACGLPLLTIPQGADQYLNAQLCAARGVGRTLLTDRVTAATVGAEMDLLLGDPAYRTAAAAMAAEIAAMPPPEALVAPLEALVAV; from the coding sequence ATGCGCGTCCTGTTCTCCTCGACCCCCGCCCACGGTCACCTGCAGCCGATGCTGCCGCTCGCCCGCGCGCTCCAGGGGGCGGGGCACGACGTCGCCGTCGCCACCGCCCCGCGGATGGGGGCGCGCGCCGCCGCCGCGGGGCTGGCCGTGCTCGAGGCGGGGCTCGACGGCGAGGAGTGGTTCCCGCTGCTGCTCAAACGCCATCCCGGCCGGCCCTGGGAGCAGCTCCTCCCCGAGGAGATCCTGCTCTGGTTCACCCCCCACCTCTTCGTCGAGGTGGCCGCGGAGGCGATGGCGGCCGGGCTCACCGCCCAGGTCGAGCGCTGGAGGCCCGACCTGATCGTCCACGAGAGCCTCGAGTTCGCGGCGCCGGCGGTGGCGGCCGCTGCGGGGATCCCGTCGGTGCACCACACCCTCGGGCCGCTCGCCGGCACCGCCGTGTTCGACGCCTGCGCCGCGGCGGCGGAGCCGCTCTGGGTCGAACGCGGCCTCCCCTCCCCCGCCCTCGCCGGCGCCGGTCGCGGGCCCACCCTCGACATCTGCCCGCCCAGCCTGCGCAACCCCCGCGGCCCGGCGCTCGACCAGCTGCCGATGCGGCCGGGCGCGGCCAGCATCGACACCGCGCCGGCGCCCGCCTGGCTCGAGTCCCTCGGCGGCCGTCCGGTGGTGCACCTCACCCTCGGCACCTCGGTGACCAACTCCAACCAGGCGGTGCTCGCCACCGCGGTGGCGGGCCTGCGCGAGCGGCCCCTCGACCTGGTGGTGACGGTGGGTCCCGACCACGACCCCGCCGGTCTGGGCGCCCAGCCCGGCAACGTCCGGGTCGAGCGCTACGTGCCCCACGGCGCGCTGCTGCCCCGCTGCGCCGCGGTGGTCACCCACGGCGGCGCCGGCACCATGCTCGCCGCGCTCGCCTGCGGGCTGCCGCTGCTCACCATCCCGCAGGGCGCCGACCAGTACCTCAACGCGCAGCTCTGCGCCGCTCGGGGAGTCGGCCGCACCCTGCTCACCGACCGGGTCACCGCGGCCACGGTGGGCGCCGAGATGGACCTGCTGCTCGGCGACCCCGCCTACCGCACCGCGGCGGCCGCGATGGCCGCCGAGATCGCCGCGATGCCACCGCCGGAGGCGCTGGTCGCGCCGCTGGAGGCGCTGGTCGCGGTCTGA
- a CDS encoding PhzF family phenazine biosynthesis protein codes for MRYRVVDVFTDRPLAGNALCVVLDPCPEERMQAIARETNLSETTFVTDRGEGTYSMRIFTPGTELPFAGHPTLGTAWVMGPGRWTQHTAGGPIPVTVDERGAEMTQPDPEVTEAGDGGVPEALGVDRVLGAWRAAAAGNAHLVVAVDAPLDTLRPDPEAARELLDRHATTTLGLVHRLDATTLQVRVFFRAAGIAEDPGTGSAAGPIGVLARRLWDLEPDLLIRQGDEIGRPCRIRVHAEPGDLRVAGGVVLAAEGRFAL; via the coding sequence ATGCGATACCGCGTCGTCGACGTCTTCACCGACCGGCCGCTGGCGGGCAACGCGCTCTGCGTCGTGCTCGACCCCTGCCCGGAGGAGCGCATGCAGGCGATCGCCCGGGAGACGAACCTCAGCGAGACCACCTTCGTCACCGACCGGGGCGAGGGCACCTACTCGATGCGGATCTTCACCCCGGGGACCGAGCTGCCCTTCGCCGGCCATCCCACCCTGGGGACCGCCTGGGTGATGGGCCCGGGCCGGTGGACCCAGCACACCGCCGGCGGCCCGATCCCGGTCACCGTCGACGAGCGCGGCGCGGAGATGACCCAGCCCGACCCCGAGGTGACCGAGGCCGGCGACGGCGGGGTGCCCGAGGCGCTGGGCGTCGACCGCGTCCTCGGTGCCTGGCGGGCCGCGGCGGCGGGCAACGCCCACCTGGTGGTCGCCGTCGACGCGCCGCTCGACACCCTCCGCCCCGATCCCGAGGCCGCCCGCGAGCTGCTCGACCGCCACGCCACCACCACCCTCGGGCTGGTCCACCGCCTCGACGCGACCACCCTGCAGGTCCGGGTCTTCTTCCGCGCCGCCGGCATCGCCGAGGACCCGGGGACCGGGTCGGCGGCGGGGCCGATCGGGGTGCTGGCACGGCGGCTGTGGGACCTCGAGCCCGACCTGCTGATCCGCCAGGGGGACGAGATCGGCCGGCCCTGCCGGATCCGGGTCCACGCCGAGCCCGGCGATCTCCGGGTGGCCGGCGGGGTCGTCCTCGCCGCCGAGGGGCGGTTCGCCCTCTGA
- a CDS encoding ferredoxin reductase, which translates to MGRLTWQAATVVGARWETPRVRSLVLDAGAWPGHRAGQHVDVRLTAEDGYTAQRSYSIASAPEEPTVTLTVERLDDGEVSPYLVDEAMPGDRLELRGPIGGHFVWCPDDPSPLQLLAGGSGVVPLMAMLRARAGLASPPPAILLLSSRTADDIIYRDELAALARREEGPRVVHTLTRSAPPGWEGRTGRYDAAALAELALPLSTRPLTYVCGPTAFVESMASLLTGLGHPPGRVRTERFGATGG; encoded by the coding sequence TTGGGGCGACTGACCTGGCAGGCCGCCACCGTGGTCGGCGCCCGGTGGGAGACCCCCCGGGTGCGCTCCCTGGTGCTCGACGCCGGCGCCTGGCCCGGGCACCGCGCCGGCCAGCACGTCGACGTCCGCCTCACCGCCGAGGACGGCTACACCGCCCAGCGCAGCTACTCCATCGCCTCCGCCCCGGAGGAGCCCACCGTGACCCTCACCGTCGAGCGCCTCGACGACGGCGAGGTGTCGCCGTACCTGGTCGACGAGGCGATGCCCGGCGACCGCCTCGAGCTGCGCGGGCCGATCGGCGGCCACTTCGTCTGGTGCCCCGACGATCCCTCGCCGCTCCAGCTGCTCGCCGGCGGCTCCGGGGTGGTGCCGCTGATGGCGATGCTCCGCGCCCGCGCCGGGCTGGCGTCGCCGCCGCCGGCGATCCTCCTGCTCTCCTCGCGGACCGCGGACGACATCATCTACCGGGATGAGCTCGCCGCCCTCGCGCGGCGGGAGGAGGGGCCCCGGGTGGTGCACACCCTCACCCGCTCGGCGCCGCCCGGCTGGGAGGGGCGGACCGGGCGGTACGACGCCGCCGCCCTCGCCGAGCTCGCGCTGCCGCTCTCGACCCGGCCGCTCACCTACGTGTGCGGCCCGACCGCGTTCGTCGAATCGATGGCGAGCCTGCTCACCGGGCTCGGCCACCCCCCCGGCCGGGTGCGGACCGAGCGCTTCGGCGCCACAGGAGGATGA
- a CDS encoding efflux RND transporter permease subunit, translating into MIRELVALSLKFRVLVVGVAVVVMGVGVFQLRSASVDALPEFAPPTVTVQAEASGLSAAEVEQYVTTGLEQDLLNGVPWLDHMESNSSAGLVRVDLVFKPGTDPLKARQAVQERLTQAYVLPQVGTPPTMLQPLSSTSRVMMVGLSSKDLSLTDLSVLARWKIKPRLTGIPGVANVSIWGQRDRQLQVQVDPDKLRQNGVTLNQVISTAGNALFVSPLNFLQASTPGTGGFVDTSTQRLAIQHVLPVTTAKNLSSVTIEDTTGKSLTLGDVASVVEDHQPYLIGDAVLHNGPGLRLVIQKFPEASTQQVTRGVQDALAALRPGLSGVAIDTGVYQAQSFVDTALHDLGVVGLVSLAMFVLVVGLLLLSWRRAVITVTAALLSLVAAAYVLYLRGSTFNLMVLGGLAMALGVVVDDAVAELGAVRRRLREHRASGASTSIATVIAEASGAVRGPLLYGTLVALLVPLPLLFLDGVAGSFTRPIVLSYAIAVAVSTVVALAVTPALASLLLGGASDDRPGPGLRAAHRVFDVTVARLIGQPRAAYAMVALLLAAGLAVVPQLTTRAALPTPQDRNVLVRWQAVPGTSLAEMDRITGAASAELRHLSGVRDVGAHVGRAIASDEVVDVNAGEMWVSLNDTADYDATLAAVRRVLRGYPGLASTIESYTQDRVDAVTADAGTGSDLAVRVYGTDLATLKSTAQEMSHRVARVNGVVQPKVLEQPEQPTLEVKVDLDAAQKYGMAPGDVRRAASTFFAGTLVGNLYQDQRIFDVVVWSTPSTRYAPANLADLMVDTPAGPQVRLGDVASVKVVPYPTQLLHDADSRYVEIDAQIGGRDTGAVLNDVRRQVAAMPMPLEYHAEVFSQLAQQQGQDRTMLGLAAGTAIVIFLLLQAAFGSWRLATLASLLLPLSLVGGIAGNLLAGGELSLAAMLGLVTVLGLTARHIVVLVCGYLGLEAAEGFVDRGAAVRRVTRDRVGPILLTAAATAAVFVPVLVAGSRPGTEVLYPMAAVVLGGLVSSTLVALVVVPSLYLRFAPALTLTGRGTSRVRLRPRGERVVTSSPMGEG; encoded by the coding sequence ATGATCCGCGAGCTCGTCGCGCTGAGCCTCAAGTTCCGCGTCCTCGTCGTCGGCGTGGCCGTCGTGGTCATGGGCGTCGGAGTGTTCCAGCTCCGCAGCGCGTCGGTGGACGCGCTCCCCGAGTTCGCGCCGCCCACGGTCACCGTGCAGGCCGAGGCGAGCGGCCTGTCCGCCGCCGAGGTGGAGCAGTACGTCACCACCGGCCTCGAGCAGGACCTGCTCAACGGGGTTCCCTGGCTCGATCACATGGAGTCGAACTCCTCGGCCGGGCTGGTGCGGGTCGACCTCGTGTTCAAGCCCGGCACCGACCCGCTGAAGGCGCGGCAGGCGGTGCAGGAGCGCCTCACCCAGGCGTACGTGCTTCCCCAGGTCGGCACGCCGCCGACGATGCTCCAGCCGCTGTCCTCGACCAGCCGGGTGATGATGGTCGGCCTGTCGTCGAAGGACCTCTCCCTCACCGACCTGTCGGTCCTGGCGCGCTGGAAGATCAAGCCGCGGCTCACCGGCATCCCCGGGGTGGCCAACGTGAGCATCTGGGGCCAGCGCGACCGCCAGCTCCAGGTGCAGGTCGATCCGGACAAGCTCCGCCAGAACGGCGTGACCCTGAACCAGGTGATCAGCACCGCCGGCAACGCGCTGTTCGTGTCGCCGCTGAACTTCCTCCAGGCGTCGACGCCCGGGACCGGCGGCTTCGTCGACACCTCCACCCAGCGGCTGGCGATCCAGCACGTGCTGCCCGTGACCACCGCCAAGAACCTCTCCTCGGTGACCATCGAGGACACCACCGGCAAGTCGCTCACCCTCGGTGACGTGGCCTCCGTGGTCGAGGACCACCAGCCCTACCTGATCGGCGACGCGGTCCTGCACAACGGCCCCGGCCTGAGGCTGGTGATCCAGAAGTTCCCGGAGGCGAGCACCCAGCAGGTGACCAGGGGCGTGCAGGACGCCCTCGCCGCGCTCCGTCCCGGCCTGTCCGGCGTCGCCATCGACACCGGCGTCTACCAGGCGCAGTCGTTCGTCGACACCGCGCTCCACGACCTCGGCGTGGTCGGGCTGGTGAGCCTGGCCATGTTCGTGCTCGTGGTCGGGCTGCTCCTCCTCTCCTGGCGGCGGGCGGTGATCACCGTCACCGCCGCGCTGCTGTCCCTCGTGGCCGCCGCCTACGTGCTCTACCTGCGCGGCAGCACCTTCAACCTCATGGTGCTGGGTGGCCTGGCGATGGCCCTGGGCGTGGTCGTCGACGACGCCGTCGCCGAGCTCGGCGCGGTCCGCCGCAGGCTGCGCGAGCACCGTGCCTCGGGGGCCTCCACCTCCATCGCCACGGTCATCGCCGAGGCGTCGGGCGCGGTGCGCGGCCCGCTCCTCTACGGGACCCTGGTGGCCCTGCTGGTGCCGCTCCCGCTCCTCTTCCTCGACGGGGTGGCGGGGTCGTTCACCCGGCCGATCGTCCTCTCGTACGCGATCGCGGTGGCGGTCTCGACGGTGGTGGCGCTCGCGGTCACCCCCGCCCTGGCCTCGCTGCTGCTCGGCGGCGCGAGCGACGACCGGCCCGGCCCGGGGCTCCGCGCCGCCCACCGCGTCTTCGACGTCACCGTGGCGCGGCTCATCGGCCAGCCCCGCGCGGCCTACGCGATGGTCGCGCTGCTGCTCGCCGCCGGGCTGGCGGTGGTCCCGCAGCTCACCACCCGCGCCGCGCTGCCCACCCCGCAGGACCGCAACGTGCTGGTTCGCTGGCAGGCCGTGCCCGGCACCTCGCTGGCCGAGATGGACCGGATCACCGGCGCCGCCTCCGCGGAGCTGCGCCACCTGTCCGGGGTGCGCGACGTCGGCGCCCACGTGGGCCGCGCGATCGCCTCCGACGAGGTCGTCGACGTCAACGCCGGCGAGATGTGGGTCAGCCTCAACGACACCGCCGACTACGACGCCACCCTGGCGGCGGTGCGCCGCGTCCTCCGCGGCTATCCCGGCCTGGCGAGCACGATCGAGTCGTACACGCAGGACCGTGTCGACGCCGTCACCGCCGACGCGGGGACGGGCAGCGACCTGGCGGTGCGGGTGTACGGCACCGACCTGGCCACGCTGAAGAGCACCGCGCAGGAGATGAGCCACCGGGTCGCCAGGGTGAACGGCGTGGTCCAGCCCAAGGTGCTGGAGCAGCCGGAGCAGCCCACCCTCGAGGTGAAGGTCGACCTCGACGCGGCCCAGAAGTACGGGATGGCCCCGGGCGACGTGCGCCGCGCCGCCTCCACCTTCTTCGCCGGCACCCTGGTCGGGAACCTGTACCAGGACCAGCGGATCTTCGACGTGGTGGTGTGGAGCACGCCGTCGACGCGGTACGCCCCCGCCAACCTCGCCGATCTCATGGTCGACACCCCCGCCGGCCCGCAGGTGCGGCTCGGGGACGTCGCCAGTGTGAAGGTGGTGCCCTATCCGACCCAGCTCCTCCACGACGCCGACTCGCGCTACGTGGAGATCGACGCGCAGATCGGCGGCCGGGACACCGGCGCGGTGCTGAACGACGTGCGCCGCCAGGTGGCGGCGATGCCGATGCCGCTCGAGTATCACGCGGAGGTGTTCTCCCAGCTGGCCCAGCAGCAGGGCCAGGACCGGACCATGCTCGGCCTCGCCGCCGGCACCGCGATCGTCATCTTCCTGCTGCTGCAGGCGGCGTTCGGCAGCTGGCGGCTGGCGACGCTGGCCTCGCTGCTGCTGCCGCTGTCGCTGGTCGGCGGCATTGCGGGCAACCTCCTCGCCGGCGGTGAGCTCTCGCTCGCCGCGATGCTGGGCCTGGTCACGGTGCTGGGCCTGACGGCGCGCCACATCGTGGTGCTGGTCTGCGGGTACCTGGGTCTCGAGGCGGCGGAGGGATTCGTCGACCGCGGCGCCGCGGTGCGGCGTGTCACCCGCGACCGGGTCGGCCCCATCCTGCTCACCGCGGCCGCGACGGCGGCGGTGTTCGTCCCGGTGCTGGTGGCGGGAAGCCGCCCCGGCACCGAGGTCCTGTACCCGATGGCAGCCGTGGTCCTGGGTGGCCTGGTCAGCTCGACGCTGGTCGCCCTGGTGGTGGTGCCGTCGCTGTATCTGCGCTTCGCACCCGCGTTGACGCTGACCGGCAGGGGGACCAGTCGGGTCCGCCTGCGGCCGCGTGGCGAACGGGTCGTCACGAGCTCGCCAATGGGGGAAGGTTGA
- a CDS encoding efflux RND transporter permease subunit: MRFIVSTSLRFRFLVVAAATAMMVVGILQIQNMRVDVFPEFAPPRVQIQTICQGLSTADVEALVTVPLEQALNGIKGLDVMRSKSVPQLSAIDMIFKQGADELQARQLVQERLSTVVSSLPTWASPPVMLAPLSATARVMQIGMTSKEHTQVAMSMMAYWTVRSRMLEVPGVANVAIWGEQLQMRTVQVKPEEMQAKKVTLEAVMEGVSSSIDTGLLRFSSGNVIGTGGNVVTAGQSINIRHVIPIVTPADLARITVQNTDGTSVPISSVADVKEDHQPLIGDAIVGDSTGLMLVVEKLPWADTVRVTQGVEEVVRMLQPGLPGITFDTRIFQQADFIQTSIHNLTQSLLLGFALVVAILLLFLFEWRVALISLLTIPLSLMAAMLVLYLRGDTVNTMTLAGLVIALGAVVDDAIIDVENILRRLREARRGGSEVSTGRIILDASLEVRSPIVYATMIIVAAAIPVFLLGGLTGSFFQPLAVSYTLAIVASMAVALTVTPALTLILLSRTRVERRESPVTRWLQRRYTAMLSRIVVRPRSVYLGFLAVVAAAVLLLPQMGSSFFPTFKERDFLIHLLTTPGTSAQEQDRIVIALGKDLRRVPGVLSFGSHIGQAYQGEEVAGVNFAENWLRIDPNADLDATLAGVRKVIARYPGVYRDVMTYLNERIEEVLTGAKEPIIVRVYGQDLQTLRDEAAQIQHRLAGIRGIADDHTDLQFDTPQIQVEVDLAKAAAYGLKPGDVRRAASTLVAGEEVGDIFRDGKAYDTVVWSTPETRSSVASISELPIDTPSGKAVRLGDVATVKVQPNPSSIDRENDSRKIDVAASVSGRDLGSVVADVRKAVDSMQLPQGYNAEVLGEYTERQGAQGQMLWVGLIAGLAILLLLQTSFRSWRLAVLILSTLPMALVGGVIGAYLGGGIVSIGSLVGFFTVFGIAARNGILLINHFQHLEEVEGEPFGPELVLRGARERLSPILMTSLATGLAVVPLVVLGARPGYEIEYPLAVVIIGGLLTSTLLNLFLVPSLYLRFGRRREGSPRGWRLRRNP; this comes from the coding sequence ATGCGGTTCATCGTCAGCACCAGTCTGCGGTTCCGCTTCCTGGTGGTCGCCGCCGCCACCGCCATGATGGTGGTGGGCATCCTCCAGATCCAGAACATGCGGGTCGACGTCTTCCCTGAGTTCGCGCCGCCGCGCGTCCAGATCCAGACGATCTGCCAGGGTCTGTCCACCGCGGATGTCGAGGCGCTGGTCACCGTCCCGCTCGAGCAGGCCCTGAACGGGATCAAGGGCCTCGACGTGATGCGGTCCAAGTCGGTGCCCCAGCTCTCCGCCATCGACATGATCTTCAAGCAGGGCGCCGACGAGCTCCAGGCTCGCCAGCTCGTCCAGGAGAGGCTGTCGACGGTGGTGAGCAGCCTGCCCACCTGGGCGTCGCCCCCGGTGATGCTGGCGCCGCTCTCGGCGACCGCCCGGGTGATGCAGATCGGGATGACCTCCAAGGAGCACACCCAGGTCGCCATGTCGATGATGGCGTACTGGACGGTCAGGTCGCGGATGCTCGAGGTTCCCGGGGTGGCCAACGTGGCCATCTGGGGCGAGCAGCTGCAGATGCGCACCGTCCAGGTCAAGCCCGAGGAGATGCAGGCGAAGAAGGTGACCCTCGAGGCGGTCATGGAGGGGGTCTCGTCCTCGATCGACACCGGCCTGCTGCGGTTCTCCAGCGGCAACGTGATCGGCACCGGCGGCAACGTGGTGACCGCCGGCCAGTCGATCAACATCCGCCACGTCATCCCGATCGTCACCCCCGCGGACCTCGCCCGGATCACGGTGCAGAACACCGATGGCACCTCGGTCCCGATCAGCTCGGTGGCCGACGTCAAGGAGGACCACCAGCCCCTGATCGGCGACGCCATCGTGGGCGACAGCACCGGCCTGATGCTGGTGGTCGAGAAGCTGCCGTGGGCCGACACCGTCAGGGTCACCCAGGGCGTGGAGGAGGTGGTCCGGATGCTCCAGCCGGGCCTCCCCGGGATCACCTTCGACACCAGGATCTTCCAGCAGGCCGACTTCATCCAGACCTCGATCCACAACCTCACCCAGTCGCTGCTGCTGGGCTTCGCGCTGGTGGTCGCCATCCTCCTGCTCTTCCTCTTCGAGTGGCGGGTGGCGCTGATCAGCCTGCTGACCATCCCGCTGTCGCTGATGGCGGCGATGCTGGTGCTCTACCTGCGCGGTGACACGGTCAACACGATGACCCTCGCCGGGCTGGTGATCGCCCTGGGGGCGGTGGTCGACGACGCCATCATCGACGTCGAGAACATCCTCCGACGCCTTCGCGAGGCCCGCCGCGGCGGCAGCGAGGTGTCGACCGGGCGGATCATCCTCGACGCCTCGCTCGAGGTGCGGAGCCCGATCGTCTACGCGACGATGATCATCGTCGCCGCGGCGATCCCGGTGTTCCTGCTCGGGGGGCTGACCGGGTCGTTCTTCCAGCCGCTCGCGGTCTCCTACACGCTGGCGATCGTCGCCTCGATGGCGGTGGCGCTGACGGTGACGCCGGCGCTCACCCTGATCCTGCTGAGCCGGACCCGGGTGGAGCGGCGCGAGTCGCCGGTCACCCGCTGGCTGCAGCGCCGGTACACGGCGATGCTGTCGCGCATCGTGGTGCGACCGCGCAGCGTCTACCTCGGCTTCCTCGCGGTGGTCGCGGCCGCGGTGCTGCTGCTCCCGCAGATGGGGTCGAGCTTCTTCCCCACCTTCAAGGAGCGCGACTTCCTGATCCACCTGCTCACCACCCCGGGCACCTCCGCCCAGGAGCAGGACCGGATCGTCATCGCCCTCGGCAAGGACCTGCGCAGGGTTCCCGGGGTGCTCAGCTTCGGCAGCCACATCGGCCAGGCGTACCAGGGCGAGGAGGTCGCGGGCGTCAACTTCGCCGAGAACTGGCTGAGGATCGACCCCAACGCCGACCTCGACGCGACCCTTGCGGGGGTGCGCAAGGTCATCGCCAGGTACCCCGGCGTCTATCGCGACGTGATGACGTACCTCAACGAGCGGATCGAGGAGGTGCTCACCGGCGCCAAGGAGCCGATCATCGTCCGCGTCTACGGTCAGGACCTGCAGACCCTGCGCGACGAGGCGGCGCAGATCCAGCACCGGCTGGCGGGCATCAGGGGCATCGCCGACGACCACACCGACCTCCAGTTCGACACTCCCCAGATCCAGGTCGAGGTCGACCTCGCCAAGGCCGCCGCCTACGGGTTGAAGCCCGGTGACGTGCGCCGCGCCGCCTCCACCCTGGTCGCCGGCGAGGAGGTCGGCGACATCTTCCGCGACGGCAAGGCCTACGACACCGTGGTGTGGAGCACCCCCGAGACCCGCTCGAGCGTGGCGAGCATCAGCGAGCTGCCGATCGACACCCCGTCGGGCAAGGCGGTGCGGCTCGGCGACGTCGCCACCGTGAAGGTCCAGCCCAATCCCAGCTCGATCGACCGTGAGAACGACTCCCGCAAGATCGACGTGGCCGCGTCCGTCAGCGGTCGTGACCTCGGCTCGGTGGTCGCCGACGTGCGCAAGGCCGTGGACAGCATGCAGCTGCCCCAGGGGTACAACGCCGAGGTGCTCGGCGAGTACACCGAGCGCCAGGGGGCGCAGGGTCAGATGCTCTGGGTGGGCCTCATCGCCGGCCTGGCGATCCTGCTCCTGCTGCAGACGTCATTCCGCAGCTGGCGGCTCGCCGTGCTCATCCTGAGCACCCTGCCGATGGCCCTGGTCGGCGGTGTCATCGGCGCCTACCTCGGCGGCGGCATCGTCTCGATCGGCTCGCTGGTCGGGTTCTTCACGGTCTTCGGGATCGCCGCCCGCAACGGCATCCTGCTGATCAACCACTTCCAGCACCTCGAGGAGGTCGAGGGCGAGCCCTTCGGACCGGAGCTGGTGCTGCGCGGCGCCCGGGAGCGGCTCTCGCCGATCCTGATGACCTCGCTGGCGACGGGCCTCGCCGTTGTGCCCCTGGTGGTGCTCGGCGCCCGGCCCGGATACGAGATCGAGTACCCGCTGGCGGTGGTCATCATCGGCGGGCTGCTGACCTCGACGCTGCTCAACCTGTTCCTGGTGCCCTCCCTCTACCTGCGTTTCGGCAGGCGCCGCGAGGGAAGCCCGCGGGGATGGCGACTGCGTCGCAATCCCTGA